A DNA window from Streptomyces sp. 71268 contains the following coding sequences:
- a CDS encoding PaaX family transcriptional regulator C-terminal domain-containing protein: MTDPLAQHTPRSLIVTYYGAYGRGAGGEPETVPVAALIRLLGAVGVDPPSVRSAVSRLKRRGLLVAAKTARGAAGYAPSPDAVQLLDDGDRRIYGRLGAYRLTARPTGAPDAPDTVDAAGATAAPDASDVREAPGGAGGRGREVASAGDWLLAVFSVPEHERNKRHLLRSRLARLGFGTAAPGVWIAPAHLYEETRHTLRRLGLDGYVDLFRGAHAGFEATADAVRRWWDLEALAARHHAFLATHEPVLRRWSRRTTVPPADAYRDYLLALDSWRALPYADPGLPPALLPRDWPGERSARVFAGLHERLRDAGAAFAREAAAG; encoded by the coding sequence GTGACCGATCCGCTCGCCCAGCACACCCCGCGCTCCCTGATCGTGACGTACTACGGCGCCTACGGCCGCGGCGCCGGCGGCGAACCCGAGACGGTGCCGGTCGCGGCGCTGATCCGGCTGCTCGGCGCGGTGGGCGTGGACCCGCCCTCGGTGCGCTCCGCGGTCTCCCGGCTCAAGCGGCGCGGGCTGCTGGTCGCCGCGAAGACGGCGCGGGGCGCGGCCGGTTACGCGCCGTCGCCGGACGCCGTCCAGCTCCTCGACGACGGTGACCGGCGCATCTACGGCCGCCTGGGCGCCTACCGGCTGACCGCGCGCCCCACCGGCGCCCCCGATGCTCCCGATACCGTTGATGCAGCTGGTGCCACTGCTGCCCCCGATGCCTCCGATGTCCGGGAAGCGCCCGGCGGAGCCGGCGGGCGGGGCCGTGAGGTGGCCTCGGCCGGCGACTGGCTGCTGGCGGTCTTCTCGGTGCCGGAACACGAGCGCAACAAGCGACACCTGCTCCGCTCCCGGCTGGCCCGACTCGGTTTCGGCACCGCCGCCCCCGGCGTGTGGATCGCCCCCGCCCACCTGTACGAGGAGACCCGGCACACCCTGCGCCGGCTCGGCCTGGACGGGTACGTGGACCTCTTCCGAGGGGCACACGCCGGGTTCGAGGCGACGGCGGACGCGGTGCGCCGGTGGTGGGACCTGGAAGCGCTGGCCGCCCGACACCACGCGTTCCTCGCCACCCACGAGCCGGTGCTCCGGCGCTGGTCACGGCGGACCACCGTGCCGCCGGCCGACGCCTACCGGGACTACCTGCTGGCCCTCGACTCCTGGCGCGCGCTCCCCTACGCCGACCCGGGGTTGCCGCCCGCGCTGTTGCCGAGGGACTGGCCCGGTGAGCGCTCGGCCCGCGTCTTCGCCGGCCTGCACGAACGGCTGCGGGACGCGGGGGCCGCGTTCGCGCGGGAGGCGGCGGCGGGCTGA
- a CDS encoding WYL domain-containing protein, with amino-acid sequence MVETTAARLLLLLSLFQSRREWPGAALAQRLAVSPRTVRRDVERLRSLGYPVHVTKGPGGAYRLGAGARLPPLLFDDDQALAIAVALQTAPVTVAGIGEAAGRALATIRQVLPTPLRHRIDAVRVTAIDNAWDFAAPPVTPGLLLALGTAIRNHSVLAFAYASATPPPEAALAAPPATDPTPSHPTARERRVEPHQLAVWSGRWYLLGWDLGRGAWAAFRVDRIALGPATAARFTPRPLPSTDPAAFITGELDRGDTPDHWPCRGEVLLDAPAAVIARWAPGGALVEEVGPNRCRLTLGAWSWTGLAALFGTFGSDIEVVGPPELAAACATLARRYAAASRCLPDPAAGRMPDPAARRTPDPAAGRAAPG; translated from the coding sequence ATGGTCGAGACCACGGCGGCACGCCTGTTGCTCCTGCTGTCCCTGTTCCAGTCGCGTCGCGAGTGGCCGGGAGCGGCGCTGGCCCAGCGGCTCGCGGTGAGCCCGCGCACGGTACGCCGGGACGTGGAGCGGTTGCGCTCGCTCGGCTACCCGGTGCACGTCACCAAGGGCCCGGGCGGCGCCTACCGACTGGGAGCGGGGGCGCGGCTGCCGCCGTTGCTCTTCGACGACGACCAGGCGCTGGCCATCGCCGTCGCGCTCCAGACCGCCCCGGTGACGGTCGCCGGCATCGGGGAGGCCGCCGGCCGCGCCCTGGCCACCATCCGCCAGGTGCTGCCGACCCCGCTGCGCCACCGGATCGACGCGGTGCGCGTCACCGCGATCGACAACGCCTGGGACTTCGCCGCTCCCCCCGTCACCCCCGGCCTGCTGCTGGCCCTGGGCACCGCCATCCGCAACCACTCCGTGCTGGCCTTCGCCTACGCGAGCGCGACGCCCCCGCCCGAAGCGGCCCTCGCCGCCCCACCCGCCACCGATCCGACCCCGAGCCACCCGACGGCGCGGGAGCGGCGCGTGGAACCGCACCAACTGGCCGTGTGGTCCGGGCGCTGGTACCTCCTCGGGTGGGACCTCGGCCGTGGCGCGTGGGCCGCCTTCCGCGTGGACCGGATCGCCCTCGGCCCGGCCACCGCCGCCCGCTTCACGCCCCGCCCGCTGCCGAGCACCGACCCCGCGGCGTTCATCACCGGCGAACTCGACCGGGGCGACACCCCCGACCACTGGCCCTGCCGCGGCGAGGTGCTCCTCGACGCGCCGGCCGCCGTGATCGCCCGCTGGGCGCCGGGCGGCGCGCTGGTCGAGGAGGTCGGCCCGAACCGCTGCCGGCTCACCCTCGGCGCCTGGTCGTGGACCGGTCTCGCGGCCCTGTTCGGCACCTTCGGCAGCGACATCGAGGTGGTCGGGCCGCCCGAACTGGCCGCCGCCTGCGCCACCCTGGCCCGCCGCTACGCCGCCGCCAGCCGCTGCCTGCCCGACCCGGCGGCGGGCCGGATGCCGGACCCGGCGGCGCGCCGGACGCCCGACCCGGCGGCGGGCCGCGCGGCACCGGGGTAG
- a CDS encoding MFS transporter has translation MSSQLPSPGGRSADASSPPPPPVPPADRDGAGAAGGSAVVALVVVLVAAFMELLDATIVSVAAPAIARDLGASEAAVQWMVAGYTLALGAGLITGGRLGDQFGRRRAFLLGLAAFVAASAACAFAPNPGALVITRVAQGLAGGLMVPQVFGIIRSAFAPAARARAFGAYGAVLGLASVAGPLLGGLLVEADLFGLGWRAIFWVNVPVGLCGLMLGARVLPESSAPRRARLDLPGATLAAALAVLVLLPLVQGRDWGWPWWGFAVLAAAVPVAALLWSRERAVAARGGQPLLDPALLRVRAVAAGLAVATLFFGAIGSFFLLLSLYLQWGTGRSAWQTGLVILPYAVGSILTSGVGVRFAARAGRALLVTGALVLAVSQAHLLLVVRDGAAPSYVELAAPLFLGGLGLGLTAPSLVNVVLAGVPAKDAGATGGVLTTVGQLGNALGVAALGAVFFAELETGLDRGAGPLAGYGDALVAVLPWQAVCYCAAAALMTLLPRAARPE, from the coding sequence ATGAGTAGTCAACTCCCCTCGCCGGGCGGTCGGTCCGCCGACGCGTCCAGCCCGCCCCCGCCGCCTGTCCCGCCCGCCGACCGCGACGGGGCGGGCGCCGCCGGCGGGTCGGCGGTGGTCGCGTTGGTCGTGGTGTTGGTCGCGGCGTTCATGGAACTGCTGGACGCCACGATCGTCAGCGTCGCGGCCCCGGCCATCGCGCGCGACCTGGGGGCGAGCGAGGCCGCGGTGCAGTGGATGGTGGCCGGGTACACGCTCGCGCTGGGTGCCGGTCTGATCACCGGTGGCCGGCTGGGTGACCAGTTCGGCCGGCGGCGGGCCTTCCTCCTGGGGCTGGCCGCGTTCGTCGCGGCCTCCGCCGCCTGCGCCTTCGCGCCCAACCCCGGCGCGCTCGTCATCACCCGCGTCGCGCAGGGCCTGGCGGGCGGGCTGATGGTGCCCCAGGTGTTCGGCATCATCCGCTCGGCCTTCGCGCCGGCCGCGCGGGCCCGGGCGTTCGGCGCCTACGGGGCGGTGCTCGGGCTCGCCTCGGTCGCGGGTCCGCTGCTCGGCGGGCTGCTCGTGGAGGCGGACCTGTTCGGCCTGGGCTGGCGCGCGATCTTCTGGGTCAACGTGCCGGTCGGGCTCTGCGGGCTCATGCTCGGCGCCCGGGTGTTGCCCGAGTCGAGCGCGCCGCGACGGGCGCGGCTGGACCTGCCCGGCGCGACCCTGGCCGCGGCCCTGGCGGTCCTGGTGCTGCTGCCCCTGGTGCAGGGCCGCGACTGGGGCTGGCCGTGGTGGGGGTTCGCGGTGCTGGCCGCGGCCGTGCCCGTCGCCGCGCTGCTGTGGTCGCGGGAGCGGGCGGTGGCCGCGCGGGGCGGTCAGCCGCTGCTCGATCCGGCGCTGCTGCGGGTGCGGGCGGTGGCCGCGGGCCTTGCCGTCGCCACGTTGTTCTTCGGGGCGATCGGCTCGTTCTTCCTCCTGCTGTCCCTGTACCTCCAGTGGGGCACCGGGCGCTCGGCCTGGCAGACGGGGCTGGTCATCCTCCCGTACGCGGTCGGCTCGATCCTCACCTCCGGCGTCGGCGTGCGGTTCGCGGCGCGCGCCGGGCGGGCGCTGCTCGTGACCGGCGCGCTCGTGCTGGCCGTGTCCCAGGCGCACCTGCTGCTGGTCGTACGGGACGGCGCGGCGCCCTCGTACGTGGAGTTGGCGGCGCCGCTGTTCCTCGGCGGGCTCGGGCTCGGGCTGACGGCGCCCTCGCTGGTGAACGTGGTCCTCGCCGGGGTGCCGGCGAAGGACGCCGGCGCCACCGGTGGCGTGCTCACCACCGTCGGCCAACTGGGCAACGCCCTGGGTGTGGCCGCGCTGGGGGCGGTGTTCTTCGCCGAGTTGGAGACGGGGCTCGACCGGGGCGCGGGGCCGTTGGCCGGGTACGGTGACGCCCTGGTCGCGGTGTTGCCCTGGCAGGCCGTGTGCTACTGCGCGGCGGCGGCGCTGATGACGCTGCTGCCCAGGGCGGCGCGGCCGGAGTGA
- a CDS encoding bifunctional salicylyl-CoA 5-hydroxylase/oxidoreductase: MGGGPGGLYAAALLKRLRPEREVSVWERGEPRTTFGFGVVFSDETLAGIEHADPVVYRELSAEFVRWDTIDVVRGGRVLTCGGHGFAALGRQRLLEILHRRCRSLGVRLHPRTPAPPAAELARDHDLVIAADGVRSTTRAAHADVFAPRVTPHRCRYIWLAADFALDAFRFEIAETEHGALQLHGYPYARPRDGGAPGVGHGAEGASTIIVEAREEVWRAAGLDRCDEADSARACAGLFADALGGRPLRGNASRWTAFHTVTNERWSHGPIVLLGDAAHTAHFSIGSGTKLAVEDALALAACLEEHPTVARALAAYEAERRPVVASTQRAARASLGWFEDLAHYLRQPPRQFAFNLLTRSRRVTHENLRLRDDRFVAAVEHEAGLPPRTPPMFAPLTLRGLTLRNRVVVSPMDMYSAEDGTPGDFHVAHLGARALGGAGLVMTEMVCVSPTGRITPGCPGLYAAEHEAAWRRITAFAHAASPGVAVGVQLGHSGRKGSTRLMWEGIDDPLPSGNWPLVAASPLPYRPGVSQVPRELDAAGLAEIREQFVSAARSAARAGFDLLELHCAHGYLLSGFLSPLTNRRTDGYGGDLVGRLRYPLEVFDAVRAVWPADAPMTVRISATDWAAGGTTADDAVAIAAAFAAHGADAIDVSTGQVVAHEEPEVGRSYQTPFADRVRNELGVPVIAVGAISSWDDVNSLLLAGRADLCALARPHLYDPHWTLHAAAEQGYEGPGAPWPAPYRAGSRRPPAGRADEPRPRLTLHTAAPAAPRDRPR, encoded by the coding sequence ATCGGCGGCGGGCCCGGCGGCCTGTACGCCGCCGCGCTGCTCAAGCGGCTGCGCCCGGAGCGCGAGGTGAGCGTGTGGGAGCGGGGCGAACCGCGGACCACGTTCGGCTTCGGCGTGGTGTTCTCGGACGAGACGCTGGCCGGCATCGAGCACGCCGACCCCGTGGTCTACCGGGAGCTGAGCGCGGAGTTCGTCCGCTGGGACACCATCGACGTGGTGCGCGGCGGCCGGGTGCTGACCTGCGGCGGGCACGGCTTCGCCGCCCTCGGCCGACAGCGGCTCCTGGAGATCCTCCACCGACGCTGCCGCTCCCTGGGCGTACGCCTGCACCCGCGCACTCCCGCCCCGCCCGCCGCCGAACTGGCCCGCGACCACGACCTGGTCATCGCCGCCGACGGGGTGCGCAGCACCACCCGCGCCGCGCACGCCGACGTCTTCGCGCCCCGCGTCACCCCGCACCGCTGCCGCTACATCTGGCTGGCCGCCGACTTCGCCCTGGACGCGTTCCGCTTCGAGATCGCCGAAACCGAGCACGGAGCGCTGCAACTGCACGGCTACCCCTACGCACGCCCCCGCGACGGCGGCGCGCCCGGCGTCGGCCACGGGGCGGAGGGGGCCAGCACGATCATCGTCGAGGCCCGTGAGGAGGTGTGGCGCGCGGCCGGTCTCGACCGGTGCGACGAGGCCGACTCCGCGCGGGCGTGCGCCGGGTTGTTCGCCGACGCGCTCGGCGGCCGGCCGCTGCGCGGCAACGCCTCGCGCTGGACGGCCTTCCACACCGTCACCAACGAGCGCTGGTCACACGGGCCCATCGTGCTGCTCGGCGACGCCGCGCACACCGCGCACTTCTCCATCGGCTCCGGCACCAAGCTCGCCGTCGAGGACGCCCTCGCGCTCGCCGCCTGCCTGGAGGAGCACCCCACGGTCGCGCGAGCGCTGGCCGCCTACGAGGCCGAGCGGCGGCCCGTGGTGGCCTCCACCCAGCGCGCTGCCCGCGCCAGCCTGGGCTGGTTCGAGGACCTCGCCCACTACTTGCGCCAGCCGCCCCGCCAGTTCGCCTTCAACCTGCTCACCCGCAGCCGCCGGGTCACCCACGAGAACCTGCGGCTGCGCGACGACCGGTTCGTGGCCGCCGTCGAGCACGAGGCGGGGCTGCCGCCGCGCACCCCGCCGATGTTCGCCCCGCTCACGCTGCGCGGCCTGACCCTGCGCAACCGGGTCGTGGTCTCCCCGATGGACATGTACTCCGCCGAGGACGGCACCCCCGGCGACTTCCACGTCGCCCACCTCGGCGCCCGGGCCCTGGGCGGCGCGGGCCTGGTGATGACCGAGATGGTGTGCGTCAGCCCCACCGGCCGGATCACCCCCGGCTGCCCGGGCCTGTACGCGGCCGAGCACGAGGCGGCCTGGCGGCGGATCACCGCGTTCGCGCACGCCGCCTCGCCCGGCGTGGCCGTGGGCGTGCAACTCGGGCACAGCGGCCGCAAGGGCTCGACCCGGCTGATGTGGGAGGGCATCGACGACCCGCTGCCGAGCGGCAACTGGCCACTGGTGGCGGCCTCGCCGCTGCCGTACCGCCCCGGCGTGAGCCAGGTCCCCAGGGAGTTGGACGCCGCGGGCCTGGCCGAGATCCGCGAACAGTTCGTCTCGGCCGCGCGGAGCGCCGCTCGCGCCGGCTTCGACCTGCTCGAACTGCACTGCGCGCACGGCTACCTGCTCTCCGGCTTCCTCTCCCCGCTCACCAACCGGCGCACCGACGGCTACGGCGGCGACCTGGTCGGCCGGCTGCGCTACCCGCTGGAGGTCTTCGACGCGGTGCGCGCCGTGTGGCCCGCGGACGCGCCCATGACCGTGCGCATCTCCGCGACGGACTGGGCCGCCGGCGGCACCACGGCCGACGACGCGGTCGCCATCGCCGCGGCGTTCGCCGCCCACGGCGCCGACGCTATCGACGTCTCCACCGGCCAGGTCGTCGCCCACGAGGAGCCCGAGGTGGGCCGCTCGTACCAGACGCCGTTCGCCGACCGCGTCCGCAACGAACTGGGCGTGCCGGTCATCGCCGTCGGCGCCATCTCCTCCTGGGACGACGTCAACTCGCTGCTGCTCGCCGGCCGCGCCGACCTGTGCGCCCTGGCCAGGCCGCACCTGTACGACCCGCACTGGACGCTGCACGCGGCGGCGGAACAGGGCTACGAGGGCCCCGGCGCCCCGTGGCCCGCGCCCTACCGGGCCGGCAGCCGCAGGCCGCCCGCCGGGCGCGCCGACGAGCCCAGGCCACGGCTGACGTTGCACACCGCCGCGCCCGCCGCGCCGCGCGACCGGCCCCGTTAG